From Saccopteryx leptura isolate mSacLep1 chromosome 3, mSacLep1_pri_phased_curated, whole genome shotgun sequence, one genomic window encodes:
- the TMEM51 gene encoding transmembrane protein 51, translating into MAQSKANGSHYALTAIGLGMLVLGVIMAMWNLVPGFSTAEKPTAQGNNKTDIGSGILKSKTFSVAYVLVGAGVMLLLLSICLSIRDKRKQRQSEEMAHIQHPPGIEPHVQEEDSQEEEEETSSRYYVPSYEEVMNTNVSGAREPDRSPRMSISLPSYESLTGLDETSPTTIRADVEGGPANPPDRQNSKLAKRLKPLKVRRIKSEKLHLKDFRINLPDKNVSLPSIEPLTPPPQYDEVQEKAPNARPPD; encoded by the exons ATGGCCCAGTCCAAGGCCAACGGCTCGCACTACGCACTGACCGCCATCGGCCTGGGGATGCTGGTCCTCGGGGTCATCATGGCCATGTGGAACCTGGTACCCGGGTTCAGCACCGCCGAGAAGCCGACTGCTCAGGGGAACAACAAGACGGACATAGGCAGCGGCATTCTCAAGAGCAAGACGTTCTCCGTGGCCTACGTGCTAGTCGGGGCCGGTgtcatgctgctgctgctgtccatCTGCCTGAGCATCCGGGACAAGAGGAAACAGCGGCAGAGCGAGGAGATGGCGCACATCCAGCACCCGCCGGGCATTGAGCCACATGTCCAGGAGGAGGACAG ccaggaggaagaagaggagacttCCTCAAGGTACTACGTCCCCAGTTATGAGGAGGTGATGAACACAAACGTCTCGGGGGCGCGGGAACCCGACCGGAGCCCACGAATGagcatctctctcccctcctacgAGTCCTTGACGGGGCTGGATGAGACCAGCCCCACGACAATCAGGGCCGACGTGGAGGGCGGCCCAGCAAACCCACCCGACAGGCAGAACTCCAAGTTGGCTAAACGCCTGAAGCCACTGAAAGTTCGAAGGATTAAATCCGAAAAACTTCACCTCAAAGACTTTAGGATCAACCTCCCGGACAAAAACGTCTCTCTTCCCTCCATCGAGCCGTTGACTCCCCCTCCACAGTATGACGAAGTCCAGGAGAAGGCCCCCAACGCCCGGCCACCTGACTGA